The window GACGTGAAAGGATCATCTGGCAAGTAAATAGTTACCGGAATGGCCACCAGGAGGATTGATTTCTCATGGACCTGATATGAGAAGAGAAAGAATGCAAGTGATACATTAATAAGACAAAGAACaaacttttttctattgattCTGAAGAATAAGTCCAAGCAGGATGGCATACATGCCACCAGTGTAGACATAACACACATTCGTACCATCTCTTCATTGTTGTATACATGTTTCAGTTTGACAAAAACATTGGCAGAGCACCACACATTTGACACCTTGTCTTCAAACACACCTCGTTTGATGGGAAACAGTCTGTGCAAAATTTGCAGGACGTCATCCCAGGAATGGACCAATGGATACCAGACTGCACTGAAAGTACCGATGACAGCAATGGCTAGTTTAGTAAACCGGTATATTAGGTGTGCCATGCTGCTCTCATTGGTGACGGTTATGAAGCACTTcctgagtaaataaaaaaagaaaggcaGTGCATGATACAGCTCCATTTGCTTGTAGTTAAGAGCcaacacaaaaaatatagttGCCATGATGTCATTCTCTATGGCAACGATAAAAAAGGTAGCCCTAAGGAACAGCCCCAGAGACACACAGTTGTACTGGAAGTGGCCGTGGTCTATGAGGATGATGCCGGGGTACAGAAGGCAGATCACCGTGGACACATCTGTTCGCTTGAATACCGAGAGTTCGCTTTTGGACGTGACCCGCTCCATATGTATGCAGATGCACAGTACGGCGGTCACGTAGAAGTACAGGTCGCTCAGGAAGACGGTCCAGCGCATGAAGGTCTCGTGCGTCTCGCTCTCGTAGCCACGCGACGCGAACAGGCGCACAGACTCGGGCTCCAGCCAGTCCGCCACGAGCCCCAGCAGCAGGCTGTGGTAGGCGCTGAGCGGCGGGTAGTCCAGGCCCCAGTACTGCAGGTCGTTGTGAGTAGTGTTGCGGTACCAGTCGCGCGCCGGCGTGTGCACCGTAACCTCCTGCCAGTGGCGTTGCGCCTCGAAGTCGCCGAACATGGGCGGCGCGCCGCGGCCGGAGTACGGGTACGCGGCCACGCAGCAGCGCACCAGCAGCGCGAGCAGAAGGCCAGGGTACAGCACGTACTTCGTCACGATGAACTTGTCGGGGTCCGTTCTCTTGCTCATCTTGTCCTATTTTTTAGTTCGATGGCCTCACTATTAACTACCggattgttttaaaatgtaagaGATAAACGAAACCTACCGCGCTTGGCCCACGCAAACAAGTTGAAGATCcgataagtaatcaatattttgACAGTTCGTACTTACGACGTGAACAGCGTCCAATTCCTTAATGagcttctcttttaaatacttttctgtGTACACCATATTCgttaatatgaatttttaaatctatCTACAATCACACTAAAAATTAGAGTTATTGAAGTATTAGCCACCtacaacaaaataacaaaacaggTTATATCATAGGCAATTCAACCACAGATTAGATACTATCACaggctagtaaataaatagatataattaaaaaaattaaactagtcACAGATAGCATATTAAGAGAATAGAGAAAaacattgatataatattatttttgtgaatgaatgaatgaatacacttttattgtacaccaaagaaacaaaaagtagttacaaagatataaatacaataaagagagtacaacaatataactttataaattgTTGTGATAAcaatataactttataaattcaaaaagacataaaaaataatgatataataatattattaatatcgataaatcgatctaaaaTCGATTCGAATAGAAAATATCAGTTATTATTTAAGATCAGTGAACATACAGGTGTTAAACCTGAAAAatattggaaccctcgtagctttaggtttaagtgtatttctcatgtaatgtacgcatcataagtgccaccATTGGGCCTGTTTGaattaagataattttgactttgactttgactttaagttgTCGAAAGAAGTTATCGCCAttacacaattatgtaaaagtATAATATCATCAGggacaaccatagtaccaacaacttttaacaactccatcaccagtacatacgacttgtttggccacaacaatatttcgttaagtatatcgtttccattataaatcagctcaacccaatttgtaacgttccatccacaatactttacttaataataataataataaatacctgaatacctcaaaataaaaaaaacctgaataCCTAATGTGAATACctcataataataaagttttttatttaaaggcataaaaacccatatatcagcttttatatacaaagaaatctataattaaatgtatacattaaaacttacatctaactgaaatagttaataaacttatttcagatgtcataggttcttattttattttttgttccagtaccgatgaacagacagccaatagtctgaaatagGCCTCGGCATCCCCTCACATACGACCCTAAGTATTCCATTGTTAGAGTTCCTAATCCTTTCCCAAAAGGATGCTACACGAGctctaacaatacaataaaagttaGGCACTCCCGATTCGGCGAACATTGTCGAAGCGCTGCAATACCGCGGTAGGCCCATGAGTATTCGGAAAGCATCGTTGTATTGCACTCTTATGGCAGAAAAtgactttttgaaaaaaattgtccaGAGCTGGCACGTGTAGAAGCACTGACAGTAggcgttaaataaagttattttgacTTCCTTGCTACATTTACCAAATCTACGTGCCAGCATGTTACACCGAATCGAAAGCGCCCTCCCTTCCCTCTCAATGTCGCTGTTATCCTTTAGATGTTCCGTGAGAACATGTCCAAGGTATTTGAATTTCTGTACAACCCGAACTGCTTTACCATTTAAAATGATTCCTGGGGTCCTATCCGGACCTTTACACGCCTTGAAAATAAGCATTTCCGTTTTGTCAACGTTATTCTTCAGTCCGTGTGCATTGGCATAATGCTCGCAAACTGAAAGTAGCTTTCTGAGGCCTTTAATAGACGGACTAAGAATAACCATATCATCAGCATAACTTAAACTATTCAAACATACTCCATTCATGTGGCATCCGATTTTGGTTTCCCTCAGTTCCTCTATCAagttattaacataaatattaaaaagatccGGAGAGGTTATCCCTCCTTGCCGAACACCGCAGtctaatttgtaaaaattagatGTCGCGTCGCCCCATTTCACAGCATTAGTTTGGTTGCCGTACCAGTGTCTCAACAAACCCACAATTTCGTTGGAGACCTGAGACTGGAACAGTTTCTCCCAGAGAAAATCATAATTTAACAGGTCAAATGCCCGGCTCAGGTCTAGAAAACACGCATAAATAGAGGTGTCACGTTTTGTGTAATATGTATCGTGTGTTTTAAATTGACGATGGCTGAGTCCGTCGAGAGACCAGGTCGGAAACCAAATTGTGCATCATCAATAACCACATTTTTAAGCAGTTTAGGTTGTAAAAGGCGCTCCAAAATCTTACCAATCACCGTACCCAGGGAAATAGGCCGATAGGTTAGAGGCCGATCCCAAATcccctgttttttttttcacaatcgGAACAACTATTGTTCTCATAAGATTGTGTGGAAGATAAGAATACCTTATACATAGGTTGTATAAACCACAGAGCTTCTCATGAAGTAGTCTTCCTCCGTATAATATATGCTCTATACTCACATCATTATAGCCTGGGCTTTTTCCCCTTTTCATTTTAGTCACAATATCGGTTACCTCACTAGCCGAAAACTGTATTTGAACACTACCAGGGTTGGGTAAGAATTTGGAATAGTTATTACCCCTCAACATCGGATCCACCTGCAGCGGTTGGACTTTAAACTTATTTGCAAACATATTGGCTATCTGTTCGTGACACTGCAAGCCGTCTACTGATATAGGCtttctttgtttataattaaaagccTTAGTTTCCTTccaaaacttaacaaaatttttCTGTTTCCGGTGCATGGctaaaatatctaatttaataGCTTCTTCATTTCTTTGACACCAGcgcaatttatttttgaatattttacgtAATTTAACCACATTGTCATATAAAATACCAGCAGACGGCTTTCCCGCCAGTACCCATGAATCGAAGTAAAACTTATACATTCTATGGCTGCTCTGGACATGAAAATTCCAACCTATTACctgtttatgtttaatattatttaagtgaCATCTTTTTGATGATATTTTGGCACCTGTCGGTATTATTTCGACAATATCATTATATAAGCtactaatgaataaataatgattgttCAAATGATTACTACTATTATTTTCACAATCCTTACAAGTAAACAGTTCGCAAATCAAACCAAGTCTATGCTCACagtaattgtaataattgtttatttgcgTTGCATCCCTAACGCCCCAACGAATGCCCGTCCGGTAGCGATATTCGAGTCAAGTGTAAAACTCTCATTTACTTCAATATCACATACTATACGTAATGGGAAGTGATCGGACCATGATACGTCATACATTACGTCCGCACTCAGTACAGATTTCCAAGCTGATTCCGTCGTAAGACAATGGTCCAGCCAACGGCGACTACCATGCGATTCGCTTATAAAAGTGAACGTGTCAGTACTATTGCCTAGCTTTGTAATATCCGCCCATACCCATTCCTGCTCGTCACAAAAATGTCTTAGCTCTATACCAAAACGGGCACTCGGATgagcgttgaaatcccccaacATGTAAACCGATGACACATTGTACTCTTCGACGATTGCACTTACTTTTGCAAGGCAATTAGAAAAATCAGGAAGGTTATCAATTTCGTCCGTCGGCATGTATACATTAAACACCAGAAAAGATCTTAAGTCTATGTCAACGCGAATAGCCATAATTCTATCGTTAGAACAATTGATAACcgatacattattaaaaagagTTTTATTCCACATAAGCGCAAGGCCGCCGTAGGGCCGCCCACGCAAAACACCAGCTGATAAGTCTACTGAAGAGATAGCagccagcgaacgaaaaaagcatAGAAGCATTTCTCGTACTCAAAAATAGCGTAACGGAAACTATCCcgtggtgggaggggcttataaACTGTACCGCAAACGAATCTAGTTGACTCGCGACATTCGTGCGTAGTGGCGGCTAAACGAATTGCGTAAaactagattttaataattcaaaatgcctTCATGTGTTGTGAAATGGTGTCGAAATCATACGGATCATCACCTCAAGGATAGTGGAATAACTTTTCACGTGTAAGTACACCGATAACTatactaaaatctaaataattacaattacgtATTATCCTTATGGATGGTGTTATGCCATATGTagttaacacgttggctgctgaaaacacaacgtttgtgttttaaaactacgtaacgcgtgtgcggctcgaacacgctaggcgtgttaaaataaatgtacctacaaggatgcggccgaacacgctggacgtgtttttccggcgttctgcgagtgcggcaaacacaaacgctgtgttgttttaaatatactgcTAGAGCGGCatttacgcaacaagtgtgtctaatatataataaaacgttattagttaaacgttaacgcaataacgttttattatatattagacaatatgcctacttaaaattcgttgttttgtgagttatctactcattatacatgagtgtaGATTTCTTAATAAGTCTcatgccatcgagagaatcaaccatcacacgtataactataataatgttataattactataataaaataaaaaacatgttttcgaccaaatatttgaaacaatagtataataccatcaATCACTAATAATAACCACCTAGacaattgcattgttttaaaatattttatagggacgcgaaatagatattgatatcgatataggatcgtcgtcgtatattttagcatacttttaaatgtttttctgcaataaaggtttctgcaacataagtttgatgtctatttgtatattttttaatatttgtacaccTGAGTTCGTCTGCACTATTTTCACTGGTATAGGTATCgtccataatttattttataaatattggtttgcattccattataccgacagaagtacaaaacgatgcatccgcatccctattttttcttatcgtcttgAATAAACCttatcggtgcggccagcggtaccaataaactacttagtaatgagttactattgtttggaatttaaagtaaatttaacaatggttctgtatatttactggagggattattatatttaaaatggatattattttaactacgtaacgcgtgtgcggctcgaacacgctaggcgtgttaaaataaatttacctacaaggatgcggcgTGTACGTGTaccaactaaaattattttatacttttaaagtgtttgtagtcagttttgtaaatttaaacggGGCAACGTTTGATGAAAAGTGTATAATCTCCAGGGTACAAGCTATAAAGGCCTTccttcatcaagatcggtgcagtggttgagccgaacataggtaacaaacaaacagacacattttcacattcataataatagaatGTTGTTAATAGAGTGCATTTAGTTTGGAGTAAATCGGCGTTTATTATGACgctattttaatctaatttattttgctttccttattgcataaaatcatCCAACGATTCCAGAGACTGCTGATTGGTCCTGCGCAGCCGCGGCACTACGTAACTACCGGCCAATCACGCTTGGTCCCGTGTCGTACGACAAATAGAAGAACCTACTAAGAGCTCTTTGCGACTCAAGTTCCTTCTTTTAAAGGGCGTGCGTTTATTGACTAATTGGTACTAGTTTCGAAAGACAATTTCTTAGAAACGCGTCTTCTatgcttttttcgttcgctgataGCAGCGCACTCAAAGTTTGAATGAATACCCTGGAAGATGTTTAAGTCGTGAGGAAGCAGCCACGTCTCCTGAAGCGCTATAATTTCGGCTTTCTCGCATAAATCACGGACACATTGTAACGATCTTTTACTAGACTTGCAATTAAAAGATATCATAGTAGTTTTCTTTTGTGAACTATtcatactaaaaattaaaaattatttgagaCCAGCTTTGCAACTGTAGATCGCTCGCGAAAAACTCGAAACTTAACACCTTCAGGCCAGAAgtcatttttaagaaaaatatccaATTTGGGGCGAGCTACTAGGGCCTTAAACGAATTAAAAGATGTTTCATACTTCTGCTTCAAGAGTTGTACATCGATACATTCCTGTCCCATTTCCCTAACATGACTTAACATGTGTTGACTAGTTGTACTTTTCGATAATCTCGATACATAAATCGAGATGGGTATGTCAGCAGCTTGAATAGTACTCGCGCGCAGAGCCGTACcacacaaattatttttacgaaGCTTAGGCTTCTTTCTTTCCACTGTTGTAAAACCGTAGTCTTCGTGTCCATTGGTAATAGTTCCTTTGTACGTTGACTTAGAGTTCATTCTTGCTTGCGGTTCCTTGATCATAGTCGGGCATACCACCATGTCGCGATAAGACGGTCCGGCTTGGTCCGCGATCGTCTCGATCGAGGTAGCCCTGTCTCTTTTGCGCGACGATGCAAGTACCTGTACATCGTTGCATATAATTACATCGTCATTCGGTCGCCCGCCGCTTCGCTTAGGCTTGATATGTTTTTTCGTAGAATTTTTATCGTACGAGCCAAATATTGTGGTTCATTTTGGCGGTCAAACTTTTCCATTCTTCTTA of the Pararge aegeria chromosome 10, ilParAegt1.1, whole genome shotgun sequence genome contains:
- the LOC120626962 gene encoding dolichyl pyrophosphate Man9GlcNAc2 alpha-1,3-glucosyltransferase-like translates to MSKRTDPDKFIVTKYVLYPGLLLALLVRCCVAAYPYSGRGAPPMFGDFEAQRHWQEVTVHTPARDWYRNTTHNDLQYWGLDYPPLSAYHSLLLGLVADWLEPESVRLFASRGYESETHETFMRWTVFLSDLYFYVTAVLCICIHMERVTSKSELSVFKRTDVSTVICLLYPGIILIDHGHFQYNCVSLGLFLRATFFIVAIENDIMATIFFVLALNYKQMELYHALPFFFYLLRKCFITVTNESSMAHLIYRFTKLAIAVIGTFSAVWYPLVHSWDDVLQILHRLFPIKRGVFEDKVSNVWCSANVFVKLKHVYNNEEMVRMCVMSTLVACMPSCLDLFFRINRKKFVLCLINVSLAFFLFSYQVHEKSILLVAIPVTIYLPDDPFTSLWFLLLSTFSMLPLLLKDGLLLPLLCTSSIYLSFYSIALHLSGLETNIFSVLSANTVYEAAKTKSYNHVVMKLFSTMFFFSLQGMILLGLGSLLVKPPPQYPDLFPLLISMYSCLHFIFFLIYFTYCQLQLPMCLPVQLKVKKN